The proteins below are encoded in one region of Pontibacter deserti:
- a CDS encoding sensor histidine kinase, which yields MVFNHFRVRLLVQVCLAMLSMVALIVVLFRTDWYITAFCLGVLLTLQLYGLIHFVERTNRDITSFLESIRQSDFTQRFPEKGGNPTFSHLYHSFNEISDSFLKIKAEKQAHYLYLQAIVEHIGIGILSFDESGNVLLLNHVAKEQLSLPHLTNIKALDRVSKQLLDVLQRITNNEKALVTLHHNHDQLLLSVHATVLVSQGKSIKIISLHNIQAELEEQEVQTWQKMIRVLTHEIMNSVTPVISLTSTVTGILEEEIKAKQAGCEFSDEALEDIQDGLKTIERRATGMLHFVKNYRRLMRLPLPELQDVSINELLRDVHTLMKPDFEKEHVALAVYLPTSDITLQADPEQLEQVLINLLKNAMEACRQSKAPQVEVVAYADDNNKYKVRIEVRDNGSGIPDDVLDRLFIPFYTTKRQGSGIGLSLSKQIMRQHGGSIRVNSKAGGPTVFTLQL from the coding sequence ATGGTCTTTAATCATTTCAGGGTCAGGTTGCTAGTACAGGTTTGCCTGGCTATGCTCAGTATGGTGGCCCTGATTGTGGTATTGTTCCGCACCGATTGGTACATTACTGCTTTCTGCCTGGGGGTGCTGCTTACGTTGCAGTTATATGGCCTGATACACTTTGTAGAACGCACCAATCGCGACATCACCAGCTTTCTGGAATCTATCCGGCAATCTGATTTTACACAGCGCTTTCCCGAAAAAGGGGGTAATCCGACCTTCAGCCATCTGTACCATTCTTTTAACGAGATATCTGATTCCTTCCTGAAGATAAAAGCTGAAAAGCAGGCGCATTATTTATACCTGCAAGCCATCGTAGAACACATAGGCATTGGTATACTTTCTTTTGATGAGAGCGGAAATGTACTGCTGCTAAACCACGTGGCTAAAGAGCAACTCAGCCTGCCTCACCTGACAAATATCAAAGCGCTAGACAGGGTAAGCAAGCAACTTCTGGATGTATTGCAGCGGATTACGAACAACGAGAAAGCACTGGTTACGCTACATCATAATCACGATCAGTTGCTGCTATCAGTACATGCCACGGTGCTGGTATCGCAGGGGAAAAGTATAAAGATCATATCGCTGCATAACATACAGGCCGAACTGGAAGAGCAGGAAGTGCAGACCTGGCAGAAAATGATACGCGTGCTGACACATGAAATAATGAACTCGGTAACGCCGGTTATCTCGCTTACATCTACAGTTACAGGCATACTGGAAGAAGAAATAAAAGCAAAACAGGCAGGCTGTGAGTTTAGTGACGAAGCCCTGGAAGATATTCAGGATGGCTTGAAAACAATAGAGCGCCGCGCTACAGGTATGCTGCACTTTGTGAAGAATTATCGCAGACTGATGCGCCTGCCATTGCCCGAACTACAGGACGTAAGTATAAATGAACTGCTTCGCGATGTGCACACCCTGATGAAGCCAGATTTTGAGAAAGAACATGTAGCCCTCGCTGTATACTTGCCAACCTCTGATATAACCCTGCAGGCAGACCCCGAACAACTGGAACAGGTACTGATAAATTTACTGAAAAATGCCATGGAAGCCTGCCGGCAAAGTAAAGCTCCGCAGGTAGAAGTGGTTGCGTATGCTGATGATAACAACAAGTATAAAGTTCGGATAGAGGTGCGTGATAACGGCTCAGGCATCCCGGATGATGTACTCGACAGGTTGTTTATACCTTTCTACACTACAAAAAGACAAGGGTCCGGTATTGGCCTGAGTTTGTCTAAACAGATCATGCGCCAGCACGGCGGCAGTATAAGAGTGAATAGCAAAGCCGGCGGACCAACGGTGTTTACGTTGCAGTTGTAG
- a CDS encoding sigma-54-dependent transcriptional regulator yields the protein MSKIACQILIVDDEEDILTAGRLLLKQHFTYVKTTSDPYQIPAILTEQPIDVVLLDMNYSAGATSSKEGLHWLKQIKQLDPSVTVILMTAYGDIELAVRALKEGASDFVLKPWRNEKLVAILKTACQHRQEQPLPSVAKSSHYKTFHYGEFIGTSPVMQRVYQTIEKVAATDANVLILGENGTGKEVAARALHQRSKRANHAFEKVDLGAVSETLFESELFGHAKGAFTDAKEDRIGRIEAANGGTLFLDEIGNLSLALQAKLLSVLQNRQVIRLGTNKPRPIDIRLICATNMPLYDMVKQGTFRQDLLYRINTVEIQLPPLRERREDIKLLAEHFLEIYSQKYNRPELGISKETLRRLSEYRWPGNIRELDHALERAVILCDGNELQADDFYFAPGVDGIQVSDKVQHSGQGISEGDHTLEELEKMMVQKVLVKHSGNITHAAKELGITRTALYRRIEKHGL from the coding sequence ACTTCAGACCCTTACCAGATACCGGCTATACTTACAGAGCAGCCCATAGATGTGGTATTGCTGGATATGAACTATAGCGCTGGAGCTACCTCAAGCAAAGAAGGCCTGCACTGGCTGAAGCAGATAAAACAGCTTGACCCCAGTGTTACGGTTATACTTATGACCGCCTACGGCGACATAGAACTGGCGGTACGGGCGCTAAAAGAAGGTGCATCCGATTTTGTACTGAAACCCTGGAGAAACGAAAAACTTGTAGCTATACTTAAAACAGCCTGCCAGCATCGTCAGGAGCAACCTCTACCTTCAGTTGCAAAATCATCTCATTATAAAACCTTCCATTATGGGGAGTTTATAGGTACTTCGCCGGTTATGCAGCGGGTATACCAGACCATAGAGAAAGTTGCCGCTACCGACGCAAATGTGCTTATACTTGGTGAGAACGGAACAGGCAAGGAAGTAGCTGCCAGAGCCCTACACCAGCGATCAAAAAGAGCAAATCATGCCTTCGAAAAAGTGGATCTGGGTGCTGTAAGCGAAACATTGTTTGAAAGCGAGTTGTTTGGCCATGCCAAAGGAGCCTTTACCGATGCCAAAGAAGACCGGATAGGCAGAATAGAAGCAGCTAATGGCGGTACATTGTTTCTGGATGAAATCGGTAACTTATCGTTGGCGCTCCAGGCAAAGCTACTGTCAGTGCTGCAAAACCGCCAGGTGATCAGGCTGGGTACTAACAAGCCACGGCCCATTGATATCCGGTTGATTTGCGCTACCAATATGCCGCTTTACGACATGGTAAAACAGGGTACCTTCCGCCAGGATCTGCTTTACCGCATTAATACCGTTGAGATACAATTACCGCCACTGCGCGAGCGACGCGAAGATATAAAACTACTCGCCGAGCATTTTCTGGAAATATACAGTCAGAAGTATAACCGCCCTGAACTAGGTATAAGCAAAGAAACGCTTCGTCGTCTGTCAGAATATCGCTGGCCGGGTAACATTCGTGAACTGGACCATGCGCTGGAGCGTGCTGTTATACTTTGCGATGGCAACGAACTGCAAGCTGATGACTTTTATTTTGCACCGGGCGTAGATGGCATTCAGGTTTCCGATAAAGTACAGCATAGTGGGCAGGGGATATCAGAAGGCGATCATACGCTGGAAGAGCTTGAGAAAATGATGGTGCAGAAAGTGCTTGTAAAACACTCCGGCAACATTACGCACGCTGCTAAAGAACTAGGTATAACCCGCACTGCACTTTATCGCCGCATCGAGAAACATGGTCTTTAA